The Eurosta solidaginis isolate ZX-2024a chromosome 4, ASM4086904v1, whole genome shotgun sequence genome includes a window with the following:
- the LOC137249174 gene encoding uncharacterized protein isoform X2, whose product MAETIAQMDTNDLYIDYICRTCMVKVELFTSEGSTEPQHQSIFKTIEECDELRIADLLSSTIPEIVEVQLNDELPKKMCCKCVHKLISVYRFQKLSVQSDHKMREIVSKKWDDLNMSMMEAAIEDEVLPNDTDSYPLSNCQPKYTAQSSLLPETALEGRQQAIASESAQWTTAEHFLKNEQLLDDCGNSQGELSEFIKNEPIEDDEENTEYSDTIHLTTFVNKEEFTTEEQKVTVP is encoded by the coding sequence atggcagAAACAATAGCTCAAATGGATACAAATGATCTATATATCGATTACATCTGTCGGACCTGTATGGTTAAAGTGGAACTCTTCACGTCTGAAGGCAGCACTGAACCACAACACCAATCTATCTTTAAAACTATTGAGGAATGTGACGAATTACGAATAGCTGACTTGTTATCCAGCACAATACCCGAAATAGTGGAAGTGCAGCTAAATGACGAGctaccaaaaaaaatgtgttgtAAATGCGTGCACAAATTGATAAGTGTGTATCGATTCCAAAAATTGAGCGTGCAATCCGACCATAAGATgcgagaaattgtttctaaaaaaTGGGATGATTTAAACATGTCGATGATGGAGGCAGCAATTGAAGATGAAGTATTGCCAAACGACACAGATTCATACCCGTTGAGCAATTGCCAGCCCAAATACACTGCTCAAAGCTCACTTCTTCCAGAAACGGCTCTTGAAGGCAGACAGCAGGCAATTGCGTCGGAATCAGCACAATGGACTACTGCTGAGCATTTCCTAAAAAACGAACAATTACTGGATGATTGTGGAAATTCGCAAGGCGAGTTAAgcgaatttatcaaaaacgaGCCCATTGAAGATGATGAAGAAAATACTGAATATAGCGACACAATCCATTTAACAACCTTTgtgaacaaagaagaatttacaaCGGAAGAGCAAAAAGTAACTGTGCC
- the LOC137249174 gene encoding uncharacterized protein isoform X1, giving the protein MAETIAQMDTNDLYIDYICRTCMVKVELFTSEGSTEPQHQSIFKTIEECDELRIADLLSSTIPEIVEVQLNDELPKKMCCKCVHKLISVYRFQKLSVQSDHKMREIVSKKWDDLNMSMMEAAIEDEVLPNDTDSYPLSNCQPKYTAQSSLLPETALEGRQQAIASESAQWTTAEHFLKNEQLLDDCGNSQGELSEFIKNEPIEDDEENTEYSDTIHLTTFVNKEEFTTEEQKVTVPSSPAHIGYHKELCYNTQHNARIILGWLGKSSIWTVFDVENSL; this is encoded by the exons atggcagAAACAATAGCTCAAATGGATACAAATGATCTATATATCGATTACATCTGTCGGACCTGTATGGTTAAAGTGGAACTCTTCACGTCTGAAGGCAGCACTGAACCACAACACCAATCTATCTTTAAAACTATTGAGGAATGTGACGAATTACGAATAGCTGACTTGTTATCCAGCACAATACCCGAAATAGTGGAAGTGCAGCTAAATGACGAGctaccaaaaaaaatgtgttgtAAATGCGTGCACAAATTGATAAGTGTGTATCGATTCCAAAAATTGAGCGTGCAATCCGACCATAAGATgcgagaaattgtttctaaaaaaTGGGATGATTTAAACATGTCGATGATGGAGGCAGCAATTGAAGATGAAGTATTGCCAAACGACACAGATTCATACCCGTTGAGCAATTGCCAGCCCAAATACACTGCTCAAAGCTCACTTCTTCCAGAAACGGCTCTTGAAGGCAGACAGCAGGCAATTGCGTCGGAATCAGCACAATGGACTACTGCTGAGCATTTCCTAAAAAACGAACAATTACTGGATGATTGTGGAAATTCGCAAGGCGAGTTAAgcgaatttatcaaaaacgaGCCCATTGAAGATGATGAAGAAAATACTGAATATAGCGACACAATCCATTTAACAACCTTTgtgaacaaagaagaatttacaaCGGAAGAGCAAAAAGTAACTGTGCC CTCGTCCCCAGCCCACATAGGATACCATAAGGAGCTGTGTTATAATACCCAGCACAATGCCCGCATCATCTTAGGGTGGCTCGGAAAAAGCTCGATTTGGACCGTATTCGACGTAGAAAATAGTCTttga